A stretch of DNA from Poecile atricapillus isolate bPoeAtr1 chromosome 28, bPoeAtr1.hap1, whole genome shotgun sequence:
CTGGGATGTTTTGGCTGTCAGAAAACTGAACCTGCTTTTGAATCAGTGACACTTCAAACCCAGGGAACCATCTTGGTGTCCTTCCTGGGCAGGATTGTGCTGCTGCCATCTCAGGCAGCTGAGGGATGTGCTGAGAGCTGAAGCCACCACGGCCTGGCACTTTTTGTGCAGAAAGACTTCCCTGTACCCAGCACCTGCCTTGAGAGCTGTTTTTTTGTGCCTACCTTGTGCTCTCAGGGTGGCACTGAAACTTGCTGCAGCAACAGATGGGCTTTGCAGGCTTAAGCCAGCAGCTGAGCCTGGCATGACCAGGCTGAACACAGCAATATTCCTGTTTTGCTCTGGtcctctctgctcctccccAATTCCACAGTGTGGCATTGCCAGAGAGGAATGAATCCTTTCTCTTAAACCATTTGGTTACAGAAAGGCAGAagtctcctctccctgctgtgttTTGCTGACCTAGGGAATAGGTGTAGGGTTTTATCAAAGGTGAGCCACGTGTGTGGCACTTCAGGTGAGTGCCAGAATGACTTTAGTGTACTGTACAGGTGGGACTTGAAACTGAGAGGCTGAAGTGTGTGACTGTTAAACAGCACATTCCAACAAAAGTGTAACGACTAAAGAAAGATTTGAGTGGGGGAGAAGCTTTGAGGCAAGCAGgtgctttaattaaaaataaaaatagtttgcTCATGTGACAGAGCACAGTTTTGAAGGACTTGTCTTTTCAGAgtcagggctgctgctgagcaaacCTGCAGAATGCAACATTCTGTGGCCATTCTTTCAGTTTGGTGTATTTGTAGACCAGAGTATTTTGTAAACTTGCTGGTTTTGTTAACAGGCAGATACTGTCACAGGTTAACTGGAATGGTAAAGAGCCAAATTAATCCTCAttgtttgctgctgctttgcattCAGAGGAGTGCAGCTACCTCTGTGATACTCTATGTACTTCTCTTCCTTAGAATGGTGGATGTTGGAGGTCAAAGATCAGAACGAAGGAAGTGGATCCATTGCTTTGAAAATGTGACTTCCATCATGTTTTTAGTAGCACTTAGTGAATATGACCAAGTTCTGGTGGAATCGGATAATGAGGTGAGCCAAAGAATGGGAACTCtgcaggagggaggaaggagaggaggaagaaaagagggaGGAATGTCTTTGTAGTTTCTTGAAGGCTGGTACCCAGGTGCTTGGTGCCAAGTTGGATTAGCTACTATTATTGGTTTTGGCCTTCAGTTCTTGTTGTAAAGGGAACATGAGCCTGGACGGGTCATGATGTCCCTGAGGATGGAAAAGGCAGAGGGCATTCAAATCATCTGGACCTCTcaagtgaaaaatgaaattacctGAAATTGCAGAGTCCCTTGTGCCATGGAAGGCACTGTGCAAGTGCTCCCAAATcatcccttccttttcctgcacttCAGGAACCCAGTGACCTGGCTTACTTCAGGCTTTGCTCTCTTGTGAGGTGGTGACTTCACTCTTTGAAGGTGCAAATCTGAATTTTGGCACTTGCTAACAGATTAAAATCATGCTATTAGATAACAAGCTGCTCTTTTTCTAGTAGACTAAATATGCTCACAAAGTATCATTGGACAGGCCTCTCATGACTGTTAAAGcataaaatctaaattttaagtattttgatGTGAAAGGCTTGGCAAATAAATGAAGCTTCAGTCCCTCAGACTTTGCATTTCCTTTCCATTTATTGGTCCAGCTTGAACCAGACTCTACCTGGGGCCAAAGTATTTTGTGTACAATGTTTGAGATGCTGAATTACTACAGATCTGAGTGCATGTGCAGGCAACAGAAAGGCATTTTAGTTCTCCTCTGTGAAAACAgggctttctttttctgatttcagaACCGGATGGAAGAGAGTAAAGCTCTCTTTCGAACCATTATAACTTATCCATGGTTCCAAAACTCTTCTGTTATCCTCTTTCTCAACAAGAAAGATTTGTTGGAAGACAAGATCCTGTATTCCCACCTTGTTGACTATTTCCCAGAGTTTGATGGTGAGTGGCTTTTAAGAGGGAACACTTGATGGGGTGGAGGTGATTTGGTTAAAACTtacttgttttttaaagaacacTCAGATCTAGAAGTGGAGTAAATATTAATTGGAGAATGCCTACAGCAATAagaaaacatcacaaaaaaatcttaatCCTGCATAGACACTGGAATATGATAGGATGATCAAATAATGAGCCTCTTCTAAATGAAGAATTATCTCTCCAATATTCAGTGCAAAGTATTAAACATTGGAAGTCTAACTTGTGCATATAACCAGTTTCATAAACATGTAAACCAGTAAACCAGCAGTTTACTGGTGTTCTGGACCTTTTAAGCCTCTAGTCAAGAGGTGACTTGAGTCTTTGTTTTGAGAAACTGACTGGTCAAATACTCAAGTTGTTCTGATGATGGTGCTAAAAATTCTTCCTGCAGCTTGAAATTCTTATTAGCGTGCCATCTGCTGTTGTGGGAAAATAATGTCTATGTGAAACAGAGAATTTCCCATCTGAAACAAAACTCCTTAgccaaaatattatttcaggtTCTTCAGCTGAGTGAATTTAAACCTGGCTGGTAACACACCTGTACAGggctgaaaataaaatcaaagtgCTGGAGGATGAGATCAGGCCATGCTCTCGTGTATTAATTCCATAATTATTTGCTTAAAAAATACGAGGTAAAGGAAGAATTACCATTTTGCAAACAGCTTTCATCTTTTAAAGGACCAAAGAAATTACTCTTGGTTAGTTGTCCTCCCACATCTGGAGTTCCTGCTTGGAGGTCTGGTGGGAGCACCAAGTTTTTCCAgcaggctgggaatggctgaagAGCTGCTGCCCAAACAGTGCCTGCTTCAAATGACAGCTGGAGACAGATGCCAGCTTCCAGGGGCATCGTGTACTTGCATTTTCTCCTACAAGTAGCTCCTTCAGGGGTGCTGCATGGCCTGTAAGTGGGAGGTTGCCCATCACATTTCCTCTCAAGAGATGGTACTTGCCATGCAACAACAGCAATCCTGTGAAAGAAATTGCAGTAGGTGATTATTTTCTGGGTTCCTGTCACCAATGTGAATTAAAAACTggccaaaattcccatttttagcTCCTGTGAGGTGACCAGCTGGATCAGACTGACTGTACTTCTGGCTGGCATTAACCCTTGTTTCCAAAATACACATTTGTGTCTTTCAGCCTGTGAGATCCACCTgtatattaggaagaaatttacACCCTATTTCCATGGGAGGGGATTTAATAGTGTCTGTCCAGCATCTGCCACTGCTACCCAGTGGATGCTCCCACCCAGAGTTGTTCCAAGGTCTGAATTCCAAAGCAGGGTCTGAACTGACCCATCAGTGTCTGCAAAGTGCCCCGTGCCCTTATGGGGTTTGGTTAGACAGCAGAAAAGCATAAAACACTTCAACTCTTGGAACTTTTATCCTATAAATGatcttaatttcttctttaaagcTCCGTAACCCACAGGAAAAGTGCTGATGGGTCAGTTGGTGGATGTGGGGGATGCCTGGGAGTGAATCCATTCACTGGTGTCTCTGTTTGCTGCAGGCCCACAGAGGGATGCACAGGCAGCCCGCGAGTTCATCCTCAAGATGTTTGTGGATTTAAATCCCGACAGTGATAAAATCATCTATTCCCATTTCACATGtgccacagacacagaaaacatCCGTTTCGTCTTTGCAGCTGTCAAGGACACCATCCTACAGCTCAACCTGAAGGAGTACAACCTGGTTTGACCTGCTCTGCTCTTGCCCCTTGAGAGGCTTCTTTgtgaagaaaagacaaaaaaatgaaattttaaatatgacaggaaaaaaaaaaaagttttaatttttgatgATGTAATGATTGCAAATTGTCTGATCTGTGGAGTGGCAAGTGCTCGGTGTTATCCTGGAGTCTCATGTCTCTGTCCACAGAGTAGttgatttcatatttttaacaaattgCTTTTATGTCACAGTTAACGGGGATATGCCTCATTTCTTCAGCACCTTGCTTACTTCTTAATTTTTGCCAAGCAGCTAAGGCAGCCTCATCTTGATCTTTCCTTTGTTGCTAAgccaccttttttttcccccccctttcaTTCCCGTGGTAtatgtagaaaaaaaaccaaaaatccccaacacTTTCCAGCTGAGATTGTGAATTCACTGGACTGTGGGAGTGCAGAATGCTACTGGTCCCTTTGCCTTGTGCTAGAGGGTGCCTCTGGTGTAATTTGCTAATCCtgcttccttcccctccttctttcctttcccttccccaggaCACGCTCCATGGTTCACTGTGATGAAATGTTGGGGAGGAGCAATTGCTCTCCAACTattgtgcaaaaaaaaaaaagaaaaaggcaaaacaaacaaacaaaaaaaaaagccatcacTTTTCCATTCTTTATATGTTCTGAGTAATTTTTTGTTATCAATTATAAAAGGTATGGagactgtgatttttttttttttttaaattattgatgTTCTATACATAGTTTGCTATGTGTTGCTGTATTTTGTTCATGGACTACAAATGATGGAAGCTCTTGGAGCAATAGCTGCTGAGCCTGGGGAAGTGCCTGACTGTAattgttctttattttatttcatttttatttcttctttttttatttttttttctccttttccacacACATAAACACATCCCACCCACACCACAAGCGCGTGGCCGTGTGCGCACAAGGCTCAGTCTGCAGAGAGGAACTGTTTTGTTGGGTAGAGTTTTTGATATCAATCAGCAACTTCTCTATGCAGCAGTTACCAAAAGCACACTGAGTGGTTGTGCCATTCCAACATCAGACTTTGCCTGGATTGAAAACCTTAGTCCCGTGCCATCCTCTAGGTCTTTCCTTGCTGCCTCGTAGCAATCAAGCCTTGTTTTATTGCATTTTGTGCCAGTGTGTGAATGACTTTGTAAGAATTCCTCAGCCTTGTCCAGCTTGCAGAGTTTCAGAGAGGACCAGAGCTGGAGGGTGACAGGCTCTGGTAGGATTCTTAGTTGGGGAGATTGAGGATAGCTCTTGGAGGGTGCAGCAGTTGTGTCTCTCCCGTTTGTGCATTCCCCCGAGGCACACGCTGCTGTGTCCCTCTTTGGAGGAGTATGGGATCCTCTTTGGAAGCCTTGCACACATCCTTGCTCCAGGGTGCCTGTGATCACTGTTAGCTGCTGCAGAATCCAgagagccctgccctggctgctcctggtgcagcaggagaggagaagagaggcagcagcacttGCTGGAAGGCAGAGTGGATGTAGTTCTGGATTCTGAATGCCTCCTGAATCTCCActgagcaggaggaggtgaAGCCTTTGCCCTTAGGAGAGCTTTATTttccaggagctgaggcaggTCCAGGTGCTGGagggctgctgccagcctgggagagagAAGTGCATCGGcaaggcagggagagagagagtggGAAGCAGGAGATGTGACCCACACCTGGACGTGTGTCAGTCAGCCATCACTGATGCTTCTGTTTCAATTCCAACGAGTAGCATTGGGTCCAAATTCTCTGGATCAACCAGATTGCCCCCTTGAAGGCTGCCAGTAGAAAAAAGACTAAATGAGCTGCACTGTTGAAGGGGGCTGTTgatattttgtctcttttgtaGACAGAGCACTACATCAGTGTTTTGCACAACATTGTAAGAGTAAATCTATCTGTCTGAGATGCTTAAGATGCTTTGATCTAGAACACTAAACTATGGAGGGGACATAATTTTGAATAATTCTGTTGATAGGTCCCTCATTTTCCTGAGTAGCTGAGCGAAGCCTCTGTGGGCTCAGAGCACTACAGAGCAAAGCAAGCTCTGCTCCAAGTGATTACAGAGCTCTAGTTGGAACAGTAGCCATGGGACCAACAGCTGAAGAGCCAGTCTGAGTGGTGATGCTGAGGGAAACATAGCATCTCTTTAGGCTAGCCATGCTCTGGACTGCATTTAACCCTTGGGAGGAATGAGAGGGATTCCCATGTGTCAGACAGCTTTGCATcaattttactgcttttttttttttttttttttttttttaatctttatgcCAAAATGATCCAGTTTGTAGAAATTGTCTTATAAAAAGGAATTTATAATCATCTTCATGTATTCTAAGTGCTGTTCCTCTGAAGCAGACGGCAGCACCAGCCTCTTCCGCTTCTGTGATCCTTTTGTAAATGGTTCACACTACAGCTGTTGCCAGCAATGAGCCTGGCACTGATAAACAGCTTCTTGGAAAATGACTTCCCAGAAGTTTCTCTTTTCCAAGGTGAATGATGGTGGTACTTCCACTTGAatcagaaactttttttttgtcttgttttgtaccttcccctttctttaagagctgctgccctggcacaggaggaGGGATCTTGGCATCTGTCTCTTGCAGAGTGACTCTGCATCGTGGCAGGCAACTgtgggaggctgtgggcacaagGATTTAGGGAATGTGCTGTACCTTGTGGGGCACCTGCTTGGGGAAGCTGTTGGCCTGAGAACTGGctcagggtggggagggaagggccGAGCGTTGCTCAGTGGCTCTCGTTGAGTTCCTGCAACCTCCTCCTGGATTGGGGTAGGAATGGGTCAGACCTGTACACATCACCTGGAGTTGTCTGTGACTGTATCATGTGTGAGGAGATACCAGTGTTAGCACGTGCTTTCCTTAGTAAGCAGCTGCTTGTGTGCCTCCAGCTTGGCCAGTGAAGTGCTCCTGCAGAACTGGCTCCTGTCTCTGTTGGCTGGCAAATGCCTGCCCTAGCAAAAGTGCCAAACCTTAAAACCAAATTTGCCTGTATCAACCTTTCTGAAAGTGAGGCCTGTCAGAATTCTCTGCAGGTTGAGAGTGACTTTCAGAAGAGAGGTAAAATTGGGTTGTTGTAGGGAATCTAGAGTCTGAGGAGTTGGTCTCCTTGCTAACCTCTGCTCCTTGTGTACTTTTAATCTTTGTTCTGTTAAAGAAACCATCATACTTTGAACCAGTTTGAAACTTGAAGTCAGTGAGCAGAGGACCATCCCTTTTCCTTGCACCATTCCATGTGGATTGGCTACCTGGTGAGCAAAAGCCCCTTCCAGCTGCAGCGTGTCagctcctgcccttcctgcctCCCCCCTTCTCCTCGAATTGGATTCTTTGGTCTCTTGTTGTTGCTTCCTAGCAATGTTGGCCTTGCGTTCAACTATGGTTTTTCTTCATGTGTTTtattggttaaaaaaaaaaaattaaaaaaaaaagacaaaaaaaaatttaaaaaaaaagacaaaaaaaaaaaaaagtacttccAGAGTGTGCTGACCATTGTATTGTCCTGTACAGAGCCCAGGTCGTTAGAGTCCAGCAGAGATAAAGTGTGTTATGCAGCACCCAGTTTTTTAAGAGTATGGTTTGTGCCAATGCCCCTTCTTTAGTAGTGCCAGAGACTCTTTACAAGTGCCAATGTGGTGGAAATTATTTGGTTATACTTGTATATTATAGGATCCTGATTTAAGACAATTTAAACATTATCCTATTTAAAAAGAATACTAtataaaatgctgtttttaaaCCTTGTCATTTGCAAT
This window harbors:
- the GNA11 gene encoding guanine nucleotide-binding protein subunit alpha-11 isoform X2; translation: MRIIHGSGYSEEDKKGFTKLVYQNIFTAMQSMIRAMETLKILYKYEQNKANAVLIREVDVEKVMTFEQPYVSAIKTLWNDPGIQECYDRRREYQLSDSAKYYLSDVDRIATPGYLPTQQDVLRVRVPTTGIIEYPFDLENIIFRMVDVGGQRSERRKWIHCFENVTSIMFLVALSEYDQVLVESDNENRMEESKALFRTIITYPWFQNSSVILFLNKKDLLEDKILYSHLVDYFPEFDGPQRDAQAAREFILKMFVDLNPDSDKIIYSHFTCATDTENIRFVFAAVKDTILQLNLKEYNLV